From the Oleiphilus messinensis genome, one window contains:
- the cobO gene encoding cob(I)yrinic acid a,c-diamide adenosyltransferase: MSQSLTDQEREKRLRKKAVVDQRIAQATEERGVLILLKGNGKGKSSSAFGTLARALGHEQRCAVIQFIKGRKETGEFLFFKDHPLLDFHVMGHGFTWETQDKSLEQQAADQAWQVAEQLLGDDRYQLLIFDEMSYMFKYGYLDATVVAERIGNRPRHQSVIVTGRTMHRELLDIADTISIIQDERHAFRAGVKAQPGIEW, from the coding sequence ATGTCTCAATCATTAACAGACCAGGAACGCGAAAAACGATTGCGGAAAAAAGCAGTCGTTGACCAGCGTATCGCACAGGCCACAGAAGAGCGTGGAGTCTTGATTCTGCTTAAAGGCAATGGCAAAGGCAAAAGCAGTTCAGCTTTCGGTACCTTGGCAAGAGCACTGGGTCACGAGCAACGGTGCGCCGTCATCCAATTTATCAAAGGCCGAAAGGAAACGGGTGAGTTTCTGTTTTTTAAAGATCATCCATTGTTAGACTTTCATGTTATGGGTCATGGCTTCACCTGGGAAACCCAGGACAAGTCACTGGAGCAGCAAGCCGCAGATCAAGCCTGGCAGGTCGCAGAGCAACTGCTAGGTGATGATCGTTATCAGTTGTTGATCTTCGATGAAATGAGCTACATGTTCAAATATGGTTATCTGGATGCAACAGTAGTGGCAGAACGAATTGGAAACCGCCCCAGGCACCAGAGTGTAATTGTAACGGGCCGTACCATGCACCGGGAACTACTCGACATTGCAGATACGATATCGATTATTCAGGATGAGCGCCACGCGTTTCGCGCTGGTGTGAAAGCGCAACCAGGAATCGAGTGGTAA